A single region of the Stigmatella aurantiaca genome encodes:
- a CDS encoding cupin domain-containing protein produces MADAGTAKYHSADFDKTPPRPRVVMPEKLAHRQVEQGGRQEEYSKARKHPVFFVDLPSHALSMTIGWLEPGQSSNRHRHTYETVLYILEGEGYSYVGGKRVEWKQGDAVYVPVWAWHNHVNTGQGVARYLACENAPMLQNMGGIALREEVPERGDQFFDKNHEERS; encoded by the coding sequence CTCGGCCGACTTCGACAAGACGCCCCCCCGGCCTCGAGTCGTCATGCCCGAGAAGCTCGCCCACCGTCAGGTCGAACAGGGCGGGCGGCAGGAGGAGTACTCGAAGGCACGCAAGCACCCCGTCTTCTTCGTGGACCTGCCCTCGCACGCGCTCAGCATGACGATTGGCTGGCTGGAGCCGGGCCAGTCCTCGAACCGGCATCGCCACACCTACGAGACCGTCCTCTACATCCTCGAGGGTGAGGGGTACTCGTACGTGGGGGGCAAGCGCGTCGAGTGGAAGCAGGGGGACGCCGTCTACGTCCCGGTGTGGGCGTGGCACAACCACGTCAACACCGGCCAGGGCGTGGCCCGCTACCTCGCGTGCGAGAACGCTCCCATGCTGCAGAACATGGGAGGCATCGCGCTGCGCGAGGAGGTGCCGGAGCGGGGCGACCAGTTCTTCGACAAGAACCACGAGGAGCGGTCATGA